Part of the Vigna angularis cultivar LongXiaoDou No.4 chromosome 1, ASM1680809v1, whole genome shotgun sequence genome, taaacctctaacacacgtcaagtgtctttggttcatatagcttgctataccaattacattgtgtgttaagtttctcgatctaagactggttcatatagcttgctataccagctctgatgcattacatcttataaGACCCAggatataaatacttttatcttACTTTCAATCTTTGATTATCCATCAGAACAAAGATTTGCGCTATTGCTTTATATACAATCATTTTCCAAGTCTACACAAAGATGACATATCTTTCTTTTGAAAAAGGATTACCTGCAAATGAGAAATCACTTTTGAGACATAACTGTTTGGATCAAAgacattttcttttaactttcttttgcaatatgtgggggattattgtaataatattactttattgcaaaagaaagtttTGCAACGTTGAGAGCAACGTTCCTTTTGGCAACGATATGCAACGTTCCTTTTCCAATTCCAAcgttaaaatattttagctctataaatagagatcaATTTTCCCATTTCAAGATCATCAAAAAAATcaatcttctcttcttaatctcatttttctttcctaAACCTATCCTGGGTATATACTTATAGAGTTTCTTGCTAGTTATGAGATCCTCAGATATATTctgggaagttcctgttgtatcctgggggacttgcgcaatacaccgcggataagtccttaaggacagtgactctacacgcctcaggaaattcTGTTCGTGATTCTGTCAGCAATTTTACTACAAAAGATAGGCAAACGATTGAATTTCTCTAATAGCTCAAGAGAAACATTTTCTTGTCCACTAGAGTCAACATTAACATTCAAAGAACCCAGATAAAAGACCCCTAGAGTTAAAAGACAAATTATCCTTTAATGACAAGAAGTTAGAATCTTCATCATAATTGAAGATCCATTTTCCAgacattttattcttttgagcattaagaagaagaaaatttgaatatatgGTTACGATGTGTCACTTCCACTCATGTATTTATAAACTATCTTAGATAACCCCTTTATAAATCTTTGGTAGTAACTTATCAAACTCATAAAACTTCACACATTCCCATTCAAGCATCGCCTCAATCTTGGTAGGATCCACTGAGACGCCTTTAGTTGATATGAGATGTCCAAGgaattacaatttctttttccaaaattcacattttttataACTTAGCATACAATCGTTTTTCTCTCAATATTCCAAGCATTGTTCTTATATGTTCCTCATGTTCACTTGagtttttgaataaatatatcatttataaagACAATGacaaacttatataaaaaaagggtCTGGAAATCCTATTCATATAAACAAGTAGGAGCATTTGTTCTAAATGACATAATTACATATTCATAATGACCATATTTAAACTTGAAAGTTGTCTTATACACATCTTCTAcctttattaatatttgacGATACTTCGAATCAATCTTAGAAAAAACCATAACCCTATATAGTTGGTCTAACAAATCATATATTATTGGAAGCGAgtatttattattaacatttaGCTTATTGAGTTGCTTGTAATCCATACATAACCTAGAacttttatctttcttctttacaAGCAACATCGACGCTCCCCATGATGACACCCTTAGCCTTATGAACTATTTTTCCAATAATTCTTTTATCTGCTTCTTTAGCTCAACTAATTTTGTTGGAGTCATTCTATAAGTTATTGATATTGGCCTTGTCCCAAGCATCAGatcaataaaaaaactcaaCTTATCTCTTAGGGGGTAATCCTGATATCTCATCAGAAAACACATCTATGAACTCTCTCACCattaatatatctattttaaactctttctcctttgttttcACATGCGTTAATATCATAAAAACATGAAGCTTCTTCCTTAATTTCCTTTCATAACTATTGGACTGTTGGTGATTACTCAAGAAACACCACCTTCTTTAGATTGAAATCAATTAGAATGTAATTGGTAGATAACTAATCCACTCCTACAATTACatgtaattattataaagaCAAACAAATAAGATTTACCTTATACTTGCGTCCCTGTATAATCATTGGATACCTAACACATACTCTTGAGGTTGACACCTAACTAGAGGCTGAGTTGTTACCACTAGACCAAACTGTGTCTCTTTAGCTAGTAGACTTAACTCCACACAGACACTTGACACAAAAGAATGTGTcgctcaaaataaaaaaagaacttttagaTCTTTTCCAAATGTAGCATCCATACTAAAACCAAGGTTATTTGATATGACGTCTTCCTCTCCTGACATAGTGTAAACTCTTCCAACTGCCTAtggaaaatatcttttatttctcTTCTGTTGTAATGATTGTTGAGGTTGTGGCCTTGTACCTCTAGTCACTCCTTTGTTATTTGgataatctttaaaaatatgttcATCTCCTTTATAGTTGAAACACCTCACAAGTCCCTTAGGTTGATGTAGATATCTCTTTAGATGAGATCCATTATAGGTGTAACAATGTAAACCTCTATCTCGATGTTATTGATGATAAGACATTTTAACATGATAATTCTAAGTCCATCGATCATTTGTCATAAAAGatagaatgaaataaaataatacaaaacatgAAGACTATACCaaacttatgataaaaaattacacttcaataaacataatcaaattatatccattataaaaaatataaacaaaaataaaaaagtaaaacagtaaaccatttatattgttctttatgaataaaaatcaaattaactaTAAATTGTCAACACATTAATTTTTCTCATAAAAAGACATGAAAAACTTtgaattatatatgttataaaaatgtaaacacatatatacataGTTTAATACTTTTGTACTCTGATTGAAACGTTAATGAACTTAACAAAAATGATTTAaacatatttctaaaattagactaaattaaatcaaaatttaaaaaaaaattatttccaatttagcgaaaaataaaataaaaaaaaacatattttgcccaaaataaaacaactcgttaaaaataaaacattatggtTTGTTACATAATTTTAGGATGCGATTCTTCCCAGAAGTCCATATCATGTTCCAAGGCAATGTGATATGAGCGAAAAGATGATTGGTTCCAGAAAATTATTGGAAGAAGCAAAGCATATCCACTAACTGTTAATTCCTTGGTGTTTTGGTTTACTGTGCAGGAAAAGATATTCCAAGACTGCACCGCCATTCAACCTCATGGTTGGGTTAGTAATAACTTCAAATCACGGGCCTTTGCCAGCCCAATCACTATATACCCTCATCTTCacttcaatcaaacaaaaattctGAATTCTCCTTACAAATTACAACACAACACTGTTCGGTTGAATTCTGTTAATGGGTTCTACCGCTGAAGACCGATCAGAGATTGTGTTCTTCGATGTGGAGACCAGCGTCCCCACTCGAACAGGTCAGGGTTTTGCCATTCTCGAATTCGGAGCCATTTTGGTTTGCCCCAAGACGCTCACGGAGCTCCGCAACTACTCCACCCTCATCCGACCCCCTGTTCTCTCCGTCATCTCCCCCTTGTCCCAGCGCTGCAATGGCATCACCGCCGACGCCGTCGCCGCCGCGCCGACTTTTGCCGACATTGCTCACCTCGTCTACGACCTTCTTCACGGTATGTTCTGTTTGTTCGCCTCTCTCCTAAAATAGTTTCCTTTTAGGAAAAAAAGGTGTATGGTTACGTTTTGATGTTTGTGAGTGGTGAATTTTGTGTAGGGAGGATTTGGGCGGGTCATAATATCATAAGGTTTGACTGTGTTCGGATTAGAGATGCTTTTGCTGAGATTAATCAGCCGCCACCTGAACCTAAGGGAACCATTGACTCTCTAGTTTTGTTGACTCAGAAGTTTGGAAGAAGAGCTGGTGACATGAAggtattatataatttgtaaatcATAATAATGATAGCATGTCATTGTTCTTTCCATGCATTTCTTTCTTTGCGCTCTACTACTTAAATTTGCTATTTCAGTTGGCTTCTTTGCGCTCTACCATGTCATAATAATGTTTTTACCTTTTACGTCACACGCAGATGGCTACTCTTGCTACTTATTTTGGACTTGGACGCCAGACACATAGGTAACATGCTAATGCAATTTTGTCGTATGCCACCTTCACAATGTATTCAGTTTATCTTTTCTGATATCTGCTGTTTCTGGAGTGCAGGAGCTTAGATGATGTTCGGATGAATCTTGAAGTCCTTAAATACTGTGCAACCGTTCTATTCTTGGTAATTTGCAATTcaaagtctttttttttctttcgtttGGCAACACAGCTCAGTTGTTGATGTAACAACAACTTTTATTATGGTTAAGGTTTTTCATATCTACATAAAGAAGGAAGAACTGAATTATTTCTTAACTTGACATCAGTTCAGTTCATCAGCTCTCTGATTGATGTCATCGAGAAAATACTTTTGGATACTTGAGTCTCTTGGCTTAAAGCACGTTGTTAGAATAATATAGTAgcattttttatcattttggtcTTGTGACATTTTTTTGGAGTTGGTGATGCTAATAGAACTTGGCTAGCATGGGTTTGCACATTTTGaccatgttattttttttccttagttTACCCGTGATGATTCTTTGCCTTGGTTTTTTCTTGTCTaattcttaaattataattctttAAAAACCTGGATGCATTTTCTGGCTTTGAATAATTTATCTCTAACTTGCTACTTGACATCAATAGAACATTCTCCTGTTTGTGTTTTTTAAGGTTGAATCACTGTACGTTCTCCACAAAAAAATCATACACATCACTTAGTCACATTCAGTAAAATATTCATGCTGTCTCTGTTTGGAAACGGGGGTATATATAATCTATCATTAGTCTACAATTTACATAGGCAAGATTATCCTACACGTGCCCTACATGTGGGTGGAATCAGGTTTTACCGTGTAGCTTCAGTAGATTACTTGGTCATTTCCATTGTAAGAGGCATTACATGAgcttttaatttactttttgcgGGCTTCACTGTGCTACATCACTCTTATGAACTTGCAACTTTTATTCCAATACAAGTAAGACTCAcattttgattaatatttttgttatattttcagcaagtttaaatgtttttatatttttatgatccggggtttaatttaaaacaaaggaTCGTAAATTTTATACCATGACAGCATACTCCAATAGGAAGTTCTTATGAGATACAAGTCTTAAACGTATAGTCCTGAGTATGACTCTTGCAATGGATATATCCTTAGAAAATGTTTGATTGAGGAACCTTAATACTAGCAATGCCTCTGAATCAAGAAGGCGTTttaggaaatatttttttcttattctataTAATCTTTTGTATTATATGTGATGTATTTTGCAGCAGTGATTGACAACTATGCTCATAAAACTAATGATACTCTCTGTCCTTACAGGAGTCAAGTCTCCCGGATATATTCACTGCAAACAGTTGGGTTTCACCAAAGACTACGACAAGAAGCCGCAGTAATGGGAAATCTCCATCACAGGGGGGCTTATTAAACATTAATGGGGTTTCTGTATTATCATCTCCTGCTGTTGAATCCAAAGACAAAAGTCATCCTATAATTTCTTTAGCAATGAGCGGCCCAAAAGGGGATGCCCTTAATAATGCAGATCCTAATATAGTTCAATCGGATCCTTTTAATTTGAGTACTCCGGAGGAAGAAATAAATAGAGAACCCATTAAGTCAGATGTTTCCACGGTGGAAAAACCCATGCAAGAGTCACCTGATTTGGCTTCCTCGTCTTCTGTGTTTCAGCCTAGCAGCAGCTCTATTCTTGTTTTTGAACCTGATAGAATATGTGTCCCTTCTATTGATGCATCTCTTGTTCCATCTTTTCAAGGCAGTCAAAGGATAGAATTGCTGCATGAAGGTTTCCCATTCCAACTTTATTGTACTGATTTGAAAGTGCGGTTTGGAATAAGCACGAAGTTTTTTGATAATGCTGGCCGGCCACGATTGAGTTTTGTGGTTGATTCATCTCCAAGTCTATGTAATGTTCTTGATGCATGTGACGACGTTGCTAAGAAGTTAACGGTAGATTCTGGCAGCAGCTCTGATTGGAGGCCTGTTGTCATCAGGAAAGAAGGTTTCTTCAACTATCCTACTGTCAGATTGCAGTAAGTTCTTgacttgttattttattttatcaacatTAATGACTGCCTCACTTCACATGTAAAATGGTGGAAAACTCTAATCTCAAAACCGGGCATTCAGTTTAACATGACCACCGTGTCAGATGGGGTCTGTGTCCATTTTCCTggttttttaaaatcattagattatgcttttattatttttgtgctGAGAGTGAACCCTGGCGCAACTGGAAGGTTACAGCGATGTAACCTGGCGACTGGGGTCATGGGTTCAAACCTTGGAAGCAACTTCCCTGTTTGCCAGGGTAAGCCTGTGTACATCTGCTTTCCCTAGATTCCACTTGGTGGGAACCTTATGTACTGGGGAGCCCATTTGTTTTTATGGTTTATATACTGATAATGAAGGGATGACATTAAGTTGTTAAAATCATGAAATAGGGGTAACTTCGAGAATACCATCAACTGTGAACAGAGAATTTTTTTATCCAAATCTTTTGCTTTGATGATCCTAATTGCCAAACAATTAGTATTACTCTCAATTAGAATTTATCTGATTTCTGTAACATTTATTTTACAGCATACCTACAGCTGTAGTCGCAGACATTGCCATTTATGCCACAGAAATATATCAGAAAGAGTCTTCTGGAGCAGTGCAAAGACTTCTCTTCAGTAAGTTTGATGCTGCAGAACTTGGTTCCTTGTTCATGCCTGGGACATTTGTTGATGCCTTCTTCTCTTTAGATCCCTATGACTATCAGCAGAATGCAGGGATTAAATTAGTTGCTAAAAAATTGATCATTCATTGCAAATAGAAGGAAGTTTAAACTTAAGTATAGGTTAATTATTACACGCCAAGGTTGATAGATTAAATATTGGTTATGCTGTAAAGTGGTTCCATTTCAAGCTTGTAGTTCAACTGATATTCACACCTTTGAATTTTCTGGTTACTTAATTCCATCTACAATTACTGGATGAATATCCTCTCCCGTggcaaaaaaatagaaataactAAAAAGAATAAGGGATTATTGTTTCAAAAAATGAACCTTTTGTAAAGTAAATGACTAttcttttaaacaataataatgattaatattatttcaatttaaaaaaaaacatttattattaataaatataatttacttttcaaaatggtAGTGGTTTATAGGCGTAGGCctttgatttattattaaataagtctgagataaatttaaaattacatctTTATCCTTACCTCTTTCATGCTGTCAGGGACCTTTGAATTTTAAGATACAAAGTATGGCTGGTGAGAagacaaaacaaattattttttattctttttttgtgGTTAGATTTTATAATGTCtcaaaattagagaaaaaggATGAAACTCGTAAGAGTCTAACCAACAGTTCAAAGCTTCAATGGTCTAgcttattataaaatatatgaaaaagcgggtttatatacaaaataaacaaaactcTATGGTATAGCTTTTACATCTTTCCAATGTAGatccaaaatttattattgagtTTGCATATGGACCCAAAATATTCTTAAGTTACctcaaatattaaatacaagATTGTTTTTTTCATCATACTATAAcactaaaaacataaaagatatttaatatatatatatattattgacaTCTTTCGGAATATCCATAtcaaataagttttattaaaagctaattaagcttttgtattattaatattttatattatataattatattacacAGTTACAACATTGTTCAATTACAGCAGCTCCACCAAACAGCATAATCAACATGTTATATcacataatatattatgattttccAAAAATGTCATTTTGTTATACTTCTACTTATGTTACCCATGCTCAGGTCAACGAGGGTAATctattaaaactatttaatagagttaaaaatgagttttaacATGTGAGTTAACCTAACTCATCAGGATTGAAATTGAGTtagattgaaaatttttaatttttttaaatatgaattaaattaatcttGATTTACTTAActtattaaatgagtttaaatgAGTTCAAGTAAATTGATCATATCAAATGagttcaaatcaaattaaaataagttcATCGGTGGCTCATTAacaataacattttattaatttttttatataagttttttattataattatttataattttaattatataggtTTACcatttgattaattaaaaataagttgattcgTATCTCATTAACAATAACattctattaattttattattattcttttgtaagattttttattataattatttattaattttaattttatagatttacaagatcttttttaaatattggtatgtgttatttaataatattttaatagtttcaatgtttaatacttaatttatttaagattaaatatgGTTTTAGTTGTTAAATTTGGACATAAATTggaattttcttaaattttaatatattttagtttctaaatttcaaagtgaattaatatatttttttaatttaatgatattaattttgttaggtttgttaaatgatgtttttggtttacACTAAAAGCAAAAACATGTCAAGtgttgtaaaataaatttaaattttagctTGTAACGTGTTTGATATGTTAATgcaatttagttaaaataactatatttatttatttttaaattttaagaattaaaatgtattcaaatttgagataaaaaaaaagttataattttacaTCAAAGATTagttattaaaacatatttaactcgtTTATTTGTTTGTCAAAGtgttctaatttttaattactgtctttatataatattcagATAATTATGTGAACGTTTCATTCTACTACTATAAAAAATGAATCGagttaattcatttttattatataaattgcaAAAAATATAGTATTCGTAGGTAAGCTAACCCACATCACCAACTCATGGTGAGTAGAaccaaattacaaaattttttaCTTACCAAAAAGTGAAGGGTGTTGCTTCTTCCACCATCCCAAGTGCTCCTGCACCtactcactatttttttttattccaaaaatactctacacctcctcactattttcttttattccaaaaataccctacacctcccgactatattcaacaatctttctctttctctctccacattaatgAAACATTCACATggctcagatttaaacttgtgatacattgcaaaattttatttatacttttccTTAAATAAgcttgattcaatcttattttcactgttcaatatttttttttcttcaaattacttaataaatggtaaaattttgttctaaatttctagaaaaatgtttatatatatatatgtgtgttgtttttacatttaatatctataatttttaacattatattatgttttaacttaccaacatgtttgactcaaataacttgaataaagtatttaatttattagataaataatataaaaatattattaaatacttaaaatataaaagaaaaattatttgttaaagatttgaaatttatttagttctttcgtcattataaagttagtatataataataataatatattatttactattaatattattatgtttattattttgtatttgcatctaacttttaagtttataaaatgaaagtggtagaagcactaatattgaagtttcctgaattttatattttgcaatatatcaagGTTAAATCTAAGCCATATGAATACTCCATTAATGCagggagagaaagagaaagattgttgaggatagtaTGGacgtgtagggtatttttggaataaaagaaaatagtgggaaAGTGTAAAgtatttggaataaaaaaaaatagtggagaAGTGCAGAAgtacttggggtggtggagggagcaacacccaaaagTAAATCTGGTTGAACTAATCCTTTTTTTAGTCCAATCCACGATGAGCCCAACCAAGTGAGTTGGATTAGTTCACTTTAGGCGACTTAAAGGTTTAAGACATCTAAAACAAATATACACGATAAAccttttgtttaaaattaattttttaagtttcttttatctaaaattatctGTTAAATCGTTgcaattaatttcatttaacttttaaacGTTTTTCAATCTCAACCACTTATTTCATTAAGATTTCATCTTCCTTATCCATTTGTAATTCAATCTAAACAAAAATTTGAGTTCCTCATCAAAATATATGCAAAAAGAAAACTCTCAAAAcctataaattgaaaaatactGAAAACAAATTCGGACAAAAAAGACCTGTAACACCAAATTTTTGAGTTAGactaaaaatttgtttgtatcaaaattttaattttttttaaatccaaccCGGTCTGAACTCGTAGTGAATCGAATTGACTCATGGAttttaacccattttgacaacactaattaatatatatatatatatatatatatttatatatatatttatatatatataaagttataaaatatgatgttttaaaataatacaaaataaaataaaataagaacaaaagcGAGAactgtaaataaataaataattatatatgatttagaatgttataaataaatatagtaatgAAAATATAAGTTAATAGAAAAGTAAGGGGATAATGAgagataaatgaaataaataaataaataggacGAATGCATATATAAGATAAATAGAATGAAGTAAATAAATAGGACTAGTgtgtaattataattaaattgaaaaagaataattaattagtACATATATAACAGGagataaattgaattaaataaataaatagaactaGTGTGGGactaagttaaattaaattaaaagaaataattaagcaggcgaaaaattaaatgaaataaataaatactatccgatattaaattaaaagaaataattgagCAAGACTActactgaaaataaaatataataaataaacaagatcAATCAATGTTTAatggtagataaattaaattaaaaaaataaataaaactaatactTAACTACtcaaggtaaaataaaataaaataaataggaTTTGTGCGTAACatgatataaattatataaattgattaaaataattaaacataactAAAGATAAATCAAGTAAATAATTAAGCAAGACTGGTGCATAATTGAAAATCATTCTAAACCCCTAACTACttataaaacaaaactcaattACTAAAGTGAAGTTAAGAATTCAACCACCACTAATAAAAGAAAACCACATCTCAAATATATATCTACTTTGTAAGAATAGCTATAAAACTGGATAAaagtttcttaaatattttaaaattaaaacaactataaaatTGGGTAAGAagtttcttaaatattataaaatcaaatgaaaaatcttttaaataaatataaacttttcaTGTGTTTTAAGTGCATGTTACGCCAATAACGtcaaatttctattaatttttatattataaattcactCAATTTAGGATTTTCAAAAGATaagaaatcaaattataattataatattatattaagaaacaaattttaaacttaatttaattttataaaattaacttataaaatatagaatgtAAAATTGGTCTTATTTATAAGCCAGACTTTTATCTCAAATTTCacaatttcttaaaagaaattctaaaaataaattaattattttaacattggCTAGTTCgtatttaacaaattattataacaaattatttaacaaaGTATTCGCATTTTTCAAACACggttgatgaaaaaaataacaataataaacacTTAACACCaaaatgtcaaaatatatttgtgaCAACACTCTATTATCTCCGAATATTTGATTTGTCACTTTCTTCCCCTTTCTTCATTCCACGTTGTTGGTTTTACCTGGTAATGATAATCGTATGGGCGATGAAGAAACAAAGGCCATCGTAATATATAAcgttttgaaaaagaagaaaaaagtaacAAGAGTTCCGGATCTTGTAAATTAAGATGTAAAAAATGAATCTAGCATGCAAAAGTATATAATGATAAGCTGAATCTTAGATAAATTGAACTACAAACAAAGATAAGTGTAAACAATACAAAAGCATAATTCTATTTTTAAGcaacttaaaagttaaaaatagtttCACCAAGAACAATGATATGaacatgttttattttcaaacatttgagtaacataatttctttcctttccttttctttttacatcAATCATATCACTTTTTGATacctaaattttttttctcattaaat contains:
- the LOC108331505 gene encoding protein NEN1 translates to MGSTAEDRSEIVFFDVETSVPTRTGQGFAILEFGAILVCPKTLTELRNYSTLIRPPVLSVISPLSQRCNGITADAVAAAPTFADIAHLVYDLLHGRIWAGHNIIRFDCVRIRDAFAEINQPPPEPKGTIDSLVLLTQKFGRRAGDMKMATLATYFGLGRQTHRSLDDVRMNLEVLKYCATVLFLESSLPDIFTANSWVSPKTTTRSRSNGKSPSQGGLLNINGVSVLSSPAVESKDKSHPIISLAMSGPKGDALNNADPNIVQSDPFNLSTPEEEINREPIKSDVSTVEKPMQESPDLASSSSVFQPSSSSILVFEPDRICVPSIDASLVPSFQGSQRIELLHEGFPFQLYCTDLKVRFGISTKFFDNAGRPRLSFVVDSSPSLCNVLDACDDVAKKLTVDSGSSSDWRPVVIRKEGFFNYPTVRLHIPTAVVADIAIYATEIYQKESSGAVQRLLFSKFDAAELGSLFMPGTFVDAFFSLDPYDYQQNAGIKLVAKKLIIHCK